A genomic window from Xyrauchen texanus isolate HMW12.3.18 chromosome 15, RBS_HiC_50CHRs, whole genome shotgun sequence includes:
- the sphk2 gene encoding sphingosine kinase 2, translating into MRSPGPESPSMTEEALLHGQFGGWSSGGGSGSNSSSCPNSPGGVSLPSSPASNSYALTLTPTHIHVQRLSSRSGKQSRLLLPLAELTGCSCPRSPAPPLLVLYWYPPGKRRKGVSRHRQVRAYLSESRAEVEKWNAAIHCLLRGMDVSSTTEFSKSMLPRPRRLLLLVNPFSGRGQAMQWCQTHILPMIREANISYNLIQTEHQNHARELIREISLPEWDGIIIVSGDGLLHEVINGLMERPDWEQAIKTPVGILPCGSGNALAGSINHYAGYDMCLREPLLLNCCFLLCRGGVKPMDLVSVMTSPIASSTSNQNGNSPAPRRLFSFLSVAWGFVSDVDIESERYRGLGSARFTLGTLVRLASLRSYKGRLSYLPPSIFNPSPDATPQPPRRPLSRSITEGLEGFCRTPIHRTCSDMGLSEQRSLRKGDGESERERQERERERQERERERERRRERARGIGVVRASSLAEDREREMEAEEKMETSGTSSEYNGKEECENIASNDVANKWETRELEGNELSEKDGVDEEKGVNECVGSYQTTPPDQQHAPQKHSPPSNQIINAFFSQPIDGDTDQDLELAAYGKEDEDQNGTYFQREAYPLDKSRERALTISSSPFRQSPFKSFKTKTLDQNPSRPRPLSLLHQSHSNSLPPKFPSLSLSLSPTPPSSPSCASPHSSYLTPRPNTPSSSSSSPSFHSPTPSFNFDLAEPAGPLKNCPNMTSSINLPEDDLLPPLDQPLPTRDWVTIEGDFVLVLAIYQSHLGADLFAAPQARFDDGLIHLTFVRAGISRATLLRLFLAMERGAHLSLTSPYVSHVSARAFRLQPLSPRGTLTVDGELVPYGPLQAQVHPSIARLIVGDSGVKITRF; encoded by the exons ATGCGCTCACCAGGCCCTGAGAGCCCATCCATGACCGAGGAGGCGCTACTGCATGGACAGTTTGGCGGTTGGAGCAGCGGAGGGGGAAGTGGAAGTAACAGTAGCAGCTGCCCCAACAGCCCTGGAGGTGTTTCTTTGCCTTCCAGCCCTGCTTCCAACAGCTATGCCCTGACCCTCACTCCCACACACATCCATGTCCAGCGGCTTTCTTCTCGCTCTGGGAAGCAGTCCAGGTTATTGCTGCCCCTGGCTGAGCTGACTGGCTGCAGCTGTCCGCGGTCACCAGCTCCTCCTTTGCTGGTGCTTTACTGGTACCCTCCGGGTAAACGCCGGAAGGGTGTCTCCAGACACAGGCAGGTGAGAGCGTACTTGTCGGAGAGTAGAGCTGAGGTGGAGAAATGGAATGCTGCTATACATTGCCTGCTGAGGGGGATGGATGTCAGCTCCACTACAg AATTTAGCAAAAGCATGCTGCCTCGTCCCCGTCGACTGTTGCTGCTTGTAAATCCATTTAGTGGACGGGGTCAAGCAATGCAGTGGTGTCAAACACACATACTTCCAATGATCAGAGAAGCCAACATCAGCTACAACCTTATACAGACAG aGCATCAGAATCATGCTCGTGAACTGATTAGAGAGATCTCGCTACCAGAATGGGATGGAATCATTATTGTATCGGGAGATGGACTCTTGCATGAG GTGATAAATGGCCTTATGGAAAGGCCAGACTGGGAACAAGCTATAAAAACTCCAGTGGGAATTCTGCCGTGTGGGTCTGGGAATGCACTTGCTGGTTCTATCAACCACTATGCAGG ATATGACATGTGCCTTCGGGAACCTCTCCTCCTCAACTGCTGTTTTCTGCTTTGCCGGGGTGGGGTCAAACCAATGGACCTTGTCTCTGTTATGACCAGCCCCATTGCTTCATCCACATCCAATCAGAACGGGAACTCACCTGCTCCCAGGAggcttttttctttcctttctgtGGCATGGGGTTTTGTGTCTGATGTGGACATTGAGAGTGAGCGCTACAGAGGGCTGGGCTCTGCACGGTTTACACTGGGAACACTGGTTAGATTGGCTTCTCTACGATCCTATAAAGGACGACTTTCCTACTTGCCACCTTCTATTTTCAATCCATCCCCAGATGCCACACCTCAGCCTCCACGCAGGCCTCTTTCGCGCAGCATTACGGAGGGTCTAGAGGGATTTTGTCGCACACCCATCCACCGGACCTGCTCCGACATGGGCCTGAGTGAACAAAGAAGCCTCCGAAAAGGAGATGGGGAGAGCGAGAGGGAGAGGCaagagcgagagagggagaggcaagagagggagagggagagggaaaggAGGAGAGAGAGGGCAAGGGGCATAGGAGTAGTGAGAGCTAGCAGCCTAGCAGAGGACAGAGAAAGGGAGATGGAAGCGGAAGAGAAAATGGAGACATCAGGGACCAGCTCAGAatataatggaaaggaggagtgtGAAAATATAGCCAGTAATGATGTAGCAAATAAATGGGAAACAAGAGAACTTGAAGGGAATGAGTTGAGTGAGAAAGATGGGGTTGATGAAGAAAAGGGGGTAAATGAGTGTGTAGGGAGTTATCAGACCACGCCACCTGACCAGCAACATGCACCGCAGAAACATTCTCCACCCTCGAACCAGATCATTAATGCCTTCTTCAGCCAGCCAATCGATGGTGACACTGACCAAGACTTGGAGCTGGCAGCCTATGGGAAGGAGGATGAAGATCAAAATGGCACCTACTTTCAGAGAGAGGCGTATCCACTGGACAAGTCTCGCGAGCGAGCCCTTACCATCTCTTCATCTCCATTCCGTCAGTCTCCTTTTAAATCTTTCAAAACTAAAACTTTGGACCAGAACCCCTCACGGCCACGCCCCCTCTCCCTCCTGCACCAATCTCATTCAAACTCTCTACCACCCAAATTCCCATCCCTTTCTCTGTCCCTCTCACCAACCCCTCCTTCATCTCCATCTTGCGCTTCTCCCCATTCTTCTTATCTCACCCCACGTCCGAACACCCCTAGCTCCTCTTCCTCATCACCCTCCTTTCACTCACCAACCCCGTCCTTCAACTTTGATCTCGCTGAGCCTGCAGGGCCCTTGAAGAACTGCCCTAACATGACATCCTCCATTAACCTGCCAGAGGATGACCTGCTACCTCCTCTGGACCAGCCCCTACCTACAAGAGACTGGGTCACGATTGAGGGTGACTTTGTCTTGGTTCTTGCCATCTACCAGTCCCACCTGGGAGCAGATCTTTTTGCTGCTCCTCAGGCCCGATTTGACGATGGGTTGATCCATCTGACGTTTGTGCGGGCTGGGATCTCCCGGGCAACCCTGTTGAGACTGTTCCTAGCAATGGAGAGAGGAGCCCATTTGTCTCTTACCTCTCCCTATGTTAGTCATGTTTCTGCTCGGGCTTTCCGTCTTCAGCCACTTTCACCTCGAGGAACACTCACAGTAGATGGGGAGCTGGTGCCCTATGGTCCTCTGCAGGCACAG gttcaTCCCTCCATAGCCCGTTTGATTGTCGGTGACTCTGGAGTAAAGATTACAAGATTCTGA
- the cnot3a gene encoding CCR4-NOT transcription complex subunit 3a: MADKRKLQGEIDRCLKKVAEGVEQFEDIWKKLHNAANANQKEKYEADLKKEIKKLQRLRDQIKTWVASNEIKDKRQLVENRKLIETQMERFKVVERETKTKAYSKEGLGLAQKVDPAQKEKEETEQWLTNTIDTLNMQVDQFESEVESLSVQTRKKKGDKEKQDRIEELKRLIERHRYHIRMLETILRMLDNDSIQVDAIHKIKDDVEYYIDSSQDPDFEENEFLYDDLDLEEIPATLMATSPQSHMEDEMFLQSSSTPTSTTSSSPIPPSPATGTTENSDDKRGQSTDSEVSQSPVKNGNPSLSSFSSTSSGSSSSSSLVSMATVVGVCTAVSGGSSLLGSFSSAVQQHPPQSQQQTQVKLSSTSAPSNNTPSPPSHSTLPASTSSLPSSTTHGPVTSNSQSQASTGPGGSNHGLGLGLGKGGVTVTSSSSVGQIQCLGLTGISGSLNTMAGLLSGSTPAPYAQAAAGGTAINSSSCPVGSSSSSSSISAPSGVAGGVSTGATSNGTGTGMGLLGSSPCHGALSGGILNLVPGQTALQGSTPVSPVGITPGGGTGESGFGGKGASSAVGSGGVGTSVAPERPPSCLKQNGATSYSAVVADNTSDSSLSSASQSQNSHSSSSSSSTNQTLDNGPSLLSSITLPPSSPSPAFTESTPGGGSLLNGPHSYTPNTEAIKVPEPPSSLKAMAERAALGLALDGEIPSLHFTDRDLFSGSSAPPGPTTATQPAVSEVNLPPSLGACPLGPTPLTKEQLYQQAMQEAAWTHMPHPSDSERIRQYLMRNPCPTPPFHHQVPPHHSDSIEFYQRLSTETLFFIFYYLEGTKAQYLSAKALKKQSWRFHTKYMMWFQRHEEPKTITDEFEQGTYIYFDYEKWGQRKKEGFTFEYRYLEDRDLQ; encoded by the exons ATGGCTGATAAGAGAAAACTTCAAG GCGAAATAGATCGATGTTTGAAAAAAGTTGCTGAAGGCGTGGAACAGTTTGAAGACATTTGGAAAAAG CTTCACAATGCTGCAAATGCCAATCAGAAGGAGAAATATGAGGCAGATCTTAAGAAAGAGATTAAAAAGCTCCAG CGGCTACGAGACCAGATTAAGACATGGGTGGCATCCAATGAGATCAAAGACAAACGGCAGCTAGTTGAGAACCGCAAGCTTATTGAAACG CAAATGGAACGCTTTAAGGTTGTTGAAAGAGAAACCAAAACAAAGGCCTACTCTAAAGAGGGGCTGGGCTTGGCTCAGAAAGTGGACCCAGCACAGAAGGAGAAGGAGGAAACAGAACAGTGGCTCACG AATACAATAGACACTTTGAACATGCAGGTGGACCAGTTTGAAAGTGAAGTTGAGTCCCTCTCTGTTCAAACTCGAAAGAAAAAAGGAGACAAGGAG AAGCAAGATCGGATCGAGGAGCTAAAGAGGTTAATAGAGAGGCACCGGTACCACATTCGTATGCTAGAGACTATCTTGAGGATGCTGGACAATGATTCAATCCAGGTGGACGCTATCCATAAGATCAAAGATGATGTGGAGTACTATATTGACTCTTCGCAAGATCCAGATTTTGAGGAGAATGAGTTTCTATACGATGACCTGGACTTAGAGGAAATAC CGGCAACCTTAATGGCAACATCACCTCAGAGCCATATGGAAGATGAGATGTTTCTTCAGTCCAGCAGCACCCCGACCTCCACCACTTCCTCTTCCCCCATCCCACCATCTCCTGCCACAGGCACTACA GAGAATTCAGATGATAAAAGAGGTCAATCCACAGACAGTGAAGTCAGTCAG TCTCCTGTGAAAAACGGCAACCCGTCTCTTTCGTCCTTCTCATCCACCTCCTctggctcctcctcctcttcttctctgGTCTCCATGGCTACTGTTGTCGGAGTCTGCACGGCGGTCTCCGGGGGCAGTAGCTTGCTGGGAAGCTTTAGCAGTGCAGTGCAGCAGCATCCTCCTCAGTCTCAACAGCAAACACAGGTCAAACTCTCCTCCACATCTGCACCTTCCAACAACACGCCGAGCCCACCTAGCCACTCCACACTACCAGCCTCCACTTCCTCTCTGCCAAGTTCCACCACACACGGCCCAGTTACTTCCAATTCCCAGTCCCAGGCTTCAACAGGGCCTGGGGGCTCCAACCATGGACTAGGTTTGGGCCTGGGGAAAGGAGGTGTGACGGTGACCAGCAGTAGTAGTGTGGGTCAGATACAATGTCTGGGTCTGACAGGAATATCTGGTTCTCTCAACACCATGGCAGGGCTTCTCTCAGGCTCTACCCCTGCCCCTTATGCCCAGGCGGCTGCTGGTGGAACAGCAATTAATTCCTCTAGTTGTCCGGTAGGGAGTAGCAGCAGTAGTTCTAGCATATCTGCACCAAGTGGAGTTGCCGGGGGAGTGAGCACAGGTGCAACCAGTAACGGTACAGGGACAGGTATGGGTCTACTAGGGTCCAGTCCATGTCATGGAGCTCTTAGCGGAGGCATTCTGAACCTGGTACCTGGGCAGACAGCTCTTCAGGGGTCTACACCTGTGAGTCCTGTGGGCATAACACCTGGTGGAGGAACTGGCGAGAGTGGATTTGGGGGCAAGGGGGCAAGCAGTGCAGTGGGAAGTGGAGGTGTAGGGACAAGTGTAGCACCTGAGAGACCCCCCAGCTGCCTCAAACAAAATGGAGCAACCA GTTACAGTGCTGTGGTTGCAGACAACACATCAGACTCCTCCCTCAGCAGTGCCAGCCAATCACAAAACAGCCATTCTTCTTCCTCAAGCTCATCAACAAATCAAAC TCTGGATAATGGTCCCAGTTTATTGAGTTCTATCACTCTACCCCCCTCCTCCCCATCTCCTGCTTTCACTGAGAGCACACCTGGTGGTGGGAGTCTGCTAAACGGGCCACACTCCTATACACCAAACACAGAAGCCATCAag GTTCCTGAGCCACCAAGCTCTCTGAAAGCAATGGCAGAGAGAGCTGCACTGGGATTAGCACTAGATGGAGAAATCCCATCACTACACTTCACAGATCGAG ATCTGTTCTCGGGGTCCTCTGCCCCACCTGGTCCCACAACAGCAACCCAGCCTGCTGTTTCAGAGGTCAACCTCCCACCATCTTTAGGGGCGTGTCCACTAGGCCCCACCCCCCTCACGAAAGAGCAGCTCTACCAGCAGGCCATGCAAGAGGCAGCATGGACACATATGCCCCACCCGTCTGATTCAGAAAGGATCAG GCAATACCTGATGCGAAACCCCTGTCCTACACCGCCATTCCACCACCAGGTGCCCCCACATCATTCGGACTCTATTGAATTCTACCAGAGATTGTCTACTGAAACTCTCTTCTTCATATTCTACTACCTAGAG GGCACAAAGGCGCAATACCTGTCGGCAAAAGCACTGAAAAAGCAGTCCTGGAGGTTTCACACCAAGTACATGATGTGGTTTCAACGGCACGAGGAACCCAAGACCATCACTGATGAGTTTGAACAG GGCACGTACATTTACTTTGACTATGAAAAGTGGGGCCAGAGAAAAAAGGAAGGATTTACGTTTGAGTACAGATACCTGGAGGACCGAGACCTACAGTGA